In Erigeron canadensis isolate Cc75 chromosome 8, C_canadensis_v1, whole genome shotgun sequence, the DNA window GATAGATAAACTCACTATTAAGGAATTTTTGTGAGGACCCATTTTTATAGTTGTGCTACTGAATTTGAGCAGTGGAATGAGGGCAAAAGGAAGTTCAAATGACAATATCATCTGCCaaatattgtaaaacaagtttAGTCtcaaagaaaattgaaaagcaTATGCAAAAACTGTAAAATTACAGATACAAACCGATGCTATGATAATTAGTCTTCCAGCTCCAGAAGATCCGCCAATGATTGACACTATTAGACTTGGGGTAATGGCAATGCACCTTGTTATGAGGTTTCTGAGCCATTTCCTCATCCTTAATTCCAGGAAGCCCTGTAATAGCATGAAGGTCGTGATTAGTACCGCCACTTCTGTGATAGGGTGACACTGAAAATGAGATATAATGAAAAGAACTTTTCTGACCTGCATAATGAATTGTCCTGCATAAGTGCCAGTGATGGTTGAACTCTGGCCAGAAGCTAGTAGCGCAATAGCATACAGGGTCGAGCTGGATTTCCCCAATACATTCTGTGTAATAATATATCATCTATAAATATTTTTCGTTTAGGTAAAGTTATAAGATTTGTATCTGATAGAGCTTGTACTTTAAGTAGAAATGAAGCCGAGTCAAGGGAAAGATCACTGCAACGATCCAACTCGTCACCACTTAGATTTTTGGCTGAGCAAACGGTACCAGAAACGGCAATGACTGAAACATTGATCAAGAATGCTACAAATAGAGCAATTCCACTTTCTATCAGAAAGAATTTGCATGCATCCTGTAATACAAAGTATCGACCATTAAGGCAAATTAAGTCAGCTTTGACTTCTAAGGTCTACTTTTGCAGACAAACCTATGATATATCCTTAATTAAAGGTTTTAATCTTGATGAGTGTGCTTGTTCATGAAAGGACTTACATTGACCCCACGGACAGAATTTGGTATCTTTCGGGACAGAACAAGAGCAGAATGGAGAAAGAGATTATGCCTGTTAAAAAGAGTGAAATATGTGTTAAGACACTCTAAAGATCAATTCTTCTAGGCAGAATCAACAATGATCATTAGGATTTTGAAAAGAGGATCATACGGCATAACAAGTGCACCAAGTAGCGCAATGGCATCACCCGTGGCACCATGGCCACTAAGTTTTGGAATGAACATTCCTTTTAGTACATCACCAGCTGGTGGCTTCACATAGCTCATTTCTCCAAAGAAACAACCCGCCATGACAAAAACCAAAATGGCAATCAGCACTTCTAGCTTTCGGACCTGTATAAGAGTGAGTGATTAGTACATTTATGTGTATAGATGAAGTCAAACATCAATGATGAAAACAAATAGACAATCCAGGCACTTGTAAGCATGTTGTCATATCATATGTATCTGCAACAACAAAGTTTTTACACATTTTAAAGATATGGTAACACTTAAAGTGAATCATGTCGTGATAGAACTTGCTTGGACAAATCAATTCTAgatcttttaaaattaaaaggtagAGGCTTGTTCAGGCGTCGGACCTAAATTTTTCATTATCATCCAGGGCTCCAAGTTCGTTCTTTTTTCCAATTAACCATATTAGTTTTTTGGTCTCACATTTCAAACAGATATTTATAAAGATTAAGTCCAATTATACAGCAATCTCTCTGGCTAGTGGCAATGTTTGTAAATTAGAATTCTTATTTCCAAACTTCAGAACATGCATTTTTTTATGCTGTCAAACTATAGAGACAGTATACAATATATGAAGTTTAAGTTTGTGTATGGAATGTGACAAACAGTCAAAAAAGATAAGAACAAACAAATGAGACAATAGATTAATTAGGCCGAAAAGGCATCTAAATATTTTGTTGCAATAATATAAAGTACatcaatatataaaagaaatttccGCATTGCAGGCCGgctttctaataaaaaaaagtaaacttacACCATATTTTTGGAGACCAAGAAGCAGAAGGGTGCTAAAACCAGTGAGCAGAACACCAACCCAAACTGGAATCTTGAATAAGATATGCAGTGCAAAGGCTGTCCCAATCACTGCCATGCAAATATATCGATGAAAAATAAGTACTCattccgtcccaatttaaatatcCTAGTTTGACTTTCTTAGTCTTGTTTCTTAAAACTTTGACCGCAAATACTTTTGTCTATTTTacataatacttgatgaaagttatatcaatggaaatacatttaaaactcaattgaTTCATATAATttacatcaagtattatattacataaacaaaaatatttacggtcaaagttaaagaaaaaagactaagaaagtcaaaatatgacatttaaattgggacgagAGTAGTATGTATTTTGTTGTAAAAagagaaaatacaaatacaaacatcAGGCAAGAACTTATAGAGATTTATCTTATAAGTAAATTAATCTTCATAGATAAGGTAATTatggaaaaatatatacataccttCGGGAATATCAGCCGCAATGACTGCAATTTCAGCTAGCAGCCATAAGCAATACTTCACAACAATTGGGTATTCAGCCTTGCATAACTCTGCTAGATGTTTCCCTGTATTAAGAATGTAAATAGTTACTGTAGCCCAAAATCTACAGTAGTATCTATTCAACTTCAAATGAGTATAATATGTGTATCTAattgttattgtatgtatttGACCACTTAAAAACATACAACTAtgcatacatacaaatatacaataccATTATCTAAAAGCTGAATGTACACAATAGTAGACTTATTTTTTAAGATATACTTATGTTATTAAATTCTGGGCTAgagtttaaaatattttcatgcACGGATAAGTTCATAGGAAGATCAAGTTGGTAAACTTACCGGTGCTTACACCTAAGTTTGCCGCAAGAGATTGAATAACAAGTGCAAAAATTAACCCGATTAAGATCACCCAAAGTAGctgaaaatatatacataataatcaaattatatGGTAGTTTTTCAAACTACATTTATGAATGTTATTTTTTGATGAacattaacttaattaattattaccTCATATCTGTGGTTTGCACCTGCTTGTAAATCAGTTTCCACTGCGTATATACAAAACATCGGTCCATAAATTAATTTGCTAAAATAAgttaactcatatatatatgagatacaTATAATTAAAGAGATATGACCAAGATGAAACTTACAGTTTCCGGGATCAAGATAAGCCAATGAAACTAGAAAACCAGGACCAACAAATGAGAAAAAATTTCTCCATCCAGGTTTCTGCGAATTACAGTTAGTTTACGCACAATTAGAGAAATAGTTTATTAAGTACGTGTACCTTATCTTTCGGGTTCACCATTATACAGTATACTATTAAGTGCAAgcaaatgaataaaaaagatagatacaaaatttggaaaatatatatatgtgcaagATGCATGAAATTAATTAACCTGATCAGGGCCGTTAATAATGTCTTGATGATCAAAGTCTTTGCTGTTAATAACAGGAGTTGTGTTTCCACTCACGTCAATGGCTGAAATGCGGTTGCTTCCTCCTATAACTCGTGGTTCGTTCTGCATCCCGGCCATCGTCTCTATTTGCTCTGGCTTATGAAGATATATTGTCTATGTATCTTGGAGACTAATGCATTTAGATAGAAGTgatatatataagagatatgCCTGATTTTCAACGGTAATTAATACTCTAATTTTGGAGGGATACCATATCATATTTATAATAGTAGTATTATGAATATTGTAAATGTTAGGGATATATGCATGGTTAAAAGAAAAGTCAAATTGCCGTTTAAAAACGGGCGTGACTTCATAATTGTTTTGTTATTGCTTTgagttatttataaataataatgcaATGTAAGTATATGATTGTGACGcgtaaaataaacaaaattaaggACTGATATTCTGATTAAAATTTGTAGTTTTATTGTTTTGAGTTTACAAAGCTTATCAGTTGTTACGTATCTCCTGATTATGACTACGTATTTGAAAACAGTTGTATGTTTATCTTCTAAGTTGGATGTGTTGACTTGATTAATTAACCCCAAACTTGCATATAAATAGTTGCATAATCCAGAATTAAGTACAGGGGACCAATCAGGAATTTATGTTTTGGAAGCTAGATTTATGCTCGCGTAATGCGGTGGTGGGGGATGTGATGACTGAGGTTGGGGCGGCAACGGGGATGTCAGTTGGACAACGATGGGGGGCGATGATGGTGATAAATGTAAAAGTGATTGATGTTAAAGAtgatattgtagttattttaagtgttgggaaatttatattgtaaattagTATTTcgttaagggtattatagatatattagataaggatgtttaaattagtgaataaaagagaGATATATGTTTGGTTTTCAAAAGCTGAAAGTTTAAgggaaaaaataaatgatttgttttattaaataatataaaagtatactAAGTCAATTAATTTGGactaaataaaatttatggtgAGCATACTTCAATTTGCTTCCACGTGGCTCCGCGGGTACTTAGGCCTCAGCCAACGGGTCGTTCGTGGCTCGTCTTTGGCCTCCGTCGACGACGAAGCCGTTGGCAGCGGCATGTTTGTGGAGTCCGTCGACTGGCCTCTGTCGTTGGAAGGAAATGGGACGACGGAAGGTGGAGCGTGCTCGTGGGGTCCAACCgagaatcaaacaaaaaaatagctttttttttaaattttgaatatcAAAcggtagtttttttttgtttttttgttttattccttttttatttaaacaaccATTTCACCTCCATTTCTCATTTcactttcaattttcaaataacacacacatacattcatttcTATCTTTCAAACTAAAAAAGTTCTTTAGCTTCCCCCAACCAAAATCATGAACAACAACAATGATAACTTCAACCAACAACAAAACGTTGGTGCCGATATGTGGCAACAAGTTCTCGACTTCGCGTCACTGGCGAGTTCATCAACAAACCAAGGGCAAACAAGCCAACCGACTGGTTCTTCAAACCCACTGCCCAATATGGGTCCTTCTGCAAGTTGTTTCGTGAACCCATATTTACAACCATTTTATAACAATATGGGTTACAATCCAAATATGGGTCATAATTGGAGCAAACAACAACGAATAGCGTTAGCCCATGCTCAAATGGCTTTCCAATACCAACACCACCCACAACATCAACCAAAACAACAACCACAACAATCAAACCCGGTTATATCACCTGAAGTGGGTAGTGTCACCTCTGCTGATgacgaagatgaagatgaagttgaAACTCGTGCTCGTGCCGGGGGAAGAATGAGGCCCAAGAAACCGCTTGAGAAAAGAAACTGGGAGAATGATGACCACGAATTGTTGGCACGTTGTTGGGTGCATTATTCGCAGGACTCTCTCGTGGGTAAGAATCAATCAGATGCcattttttggaaaaaatttgTGGATATGTTCAACAGGGAAACAAGGTTTGGCTCCCATACGAAAAGCCATGTACATGGCAAATGGAACAAGATAAAAAAAGGTGTTAAGGAGTTTGGCGCGACGTTGAAGAGAGTTAGTGAGCAGGGCCGATAAAGCGGAGCGGATGACAGACATGTGTCCGACGCGGCCGTAGAGTTGTACAAGAGAACGACAGGGGAGAAACATTGGCATTACCAGAACTGCTATGACCTTCTTCATGATATGGTCATCTTTTGGAACGACAATGCCTCAATGAGTAGGCAACCGGCTCCGGCGGTAGATTTGACTGCCGATGACACTCCTCGTGGTTCGACCCCGGTTGCAAATCAAACGGGTCAATCATTTGAGGGGTTATTTGGTGACGACCCCATTAAGAGACCACTGGGTCGTAACGTAAGCTGGAGGTTGTCTAGTTCGTCCGATGCTACATCTAACCGGTCATCGGGTTCGGAAGCGGCCCAAACTCTTACTGCGTATCTTCGAGCCCAACAAGAGGCTTTGGAAGATGCCCAGATTAGGGATGCCATGAACTTTTTGGCAAAACCGATTCCTACGGGTCTGTCGAGGAAAGACTTGAAGGCTCACCTTGCATATCGAAAACACCTGCAAGAAAAGTGGGTGAGCAAGTTTTATTTAGTTTGAGGGCGACGAGGACGAGGGCGACGAGGACGAGGGCGACGAGTAGTTTTATTTAGTTTGAATAATGtagtttaatttaaatatattgtgtttttttaattatgtactttgtttgttatgtttttttttaattaatgtattgtgtttttatttaaatgtaatgtaatgttttttaataaataaaattaagtttgtgttttatattttgatatattaaaataaaataaaagttgaggaagagTTAAGGAAGAAAGTGAGGAAGAGGTGTGGTTGGTAGTGAGTGAGGAAGATGTgttttaggagagagaaaaactgatgtggCAGTGAGGAAGAGCACGAACTAGTTCGACGGTTGGCTGAGGCCTTATAAACCGTGTAGTTTTcttatcaatttttttacaataaatttaagTAGAGATAGTATGCGGTACATAATCATGATATATACCGAAACTGAAATCACTCAAAATCGAATACCGAACCGATATTTTTAGTATAGAGAAGCATTTGGGACTTGCAGCTGCGacaaagaagatttttagaGGCATTGTACGTGTTTGTGACTTGTTGGTGTTTATGGCgggcaagaaacaatagaagaTTCAACAACGAAAAAACGAATGGCGATAAGGTCTTTCAAGAGATAAAGACAATTAGCTTCTTTTGGTTTAGGAACCGGTCAAGGTGTACAGTTAGTCTTGATAGTTAGAACCTGTTCGATGTTGTAAATAGCACAGACATGTAAATATTGGGGTTGACCCACGATTTGTGGGTTGTGTTTTatgaataaaagttaattttcaaaaaaa includes these proteins:
- the LOC122578759 gene encoding metal transporter Nramp5-like isoform X1, translated to MAGMQNEPRVIGGSNRISAIDVSGNTTPVINSKDFDHQDIINGPDQKPGWRNFFSFVGPGFLVSLAYLDPGNLETDLQAGANHRYELLWVILIGLIFALVIQSLAANLGVSTGKHLAELCKAEYPIVVKYCLWLLAEIAVIAADIPEVIGTAFALHILFKIPVWVGVLLTGFSTLLLLGLQKYGVRKLEVLIAILVFVMAGCFFGEMSYVKPPAGDVLKGMFIPKLSGHGATGDAIALLGALVMPHNLFLHSALVLSRKIPNSVRGVNDACKFFLIESGIALFVAFLINVSVIAVSGTVCSAKNLSGDELDRCSDLSLDSASFLLKNVLGKSSSTLYAIALLASGQSSTITGTYAGQFIMQGFLELRMRKWLRNLITRCIAITPSLIVSIIGGSSGAGRLIIIASVCICNFTVFAYAFQFSLRLNLFYNIWQMILSFELPFALIPLLKFSSTTIKMGPHKNSLIIIVFSWVLGLMIIGINIYYLSTSFVDWLIHSTLPKVANVFIGILVFPIMAIYVLSVIYLMFRKDAVVTFIEPTKLDASAQVSMESGENDNDRGQELRNVPFREDLADIPLPQ
- the LOC122578759 gene encoding metal transporter Nramp5-like isoform X2, giving the protein MAGMQNEPRVIGGSNRISAIDVSGNTTPVINSKDFDHQDIINGPDQKPGWRNFFSFVGPGFLVSLAYLDPGNLETDLQAGANHRYELLWVILIGLIFALVIQSLAANLGVSTGKHLAELCKAEYPIVVKYCLWLLAEIAVIAADIPEVIGTAFALHILFKIPVWVGVLLTGFSTLLLLGLQKYGVRKLEVLIAILVFVMAGCFFGEMSYVKPPAGDVLKGMFIPKLSGHGATGDAIALLGALVMPHNLFLHSALVLSRKIPNSVRGVNDACKFFLIESGIALFVAFLINVSVIAVSGTVCSAKNLSGDELDRCSDLSLDSASFLLKNVLGKSSSTLYAIALLASGQSSTITGTYAGQFIMQGFLELRMRKWLRNLITRCIAITPSLIVSIIGGSSGAGRLIIIASMILSFELPFALIPLLKFSSTTIKMGPHKNSLIIIVFSWVLGLMIIGINIYYLSTSFVDWLIHSTLPKVANVFIGILVFPIMAIYVLSVIYLMFRKDAVVTFIEPTKLDASAQVSMESGENDNDRGQELRNVPFREDLADIPLPQ